From Epinephelus fuscoguttatus linkage group LG17, E.fuscoguttatus.final_Chr_v1:
GTCTTAGTTTTTCTACGTCTGCTACCCACTTTCATTACTTTCATGTgacttttttcttaattttccaCAAAGTAGAAGCTATTGAAGAAGCAGGTTAAGTCATCCCCTGCCTGGCAAtctgaagttttgtcagtgcctcagcagTTATTTGgttatttacaatatttttgcacaatgttcaatatcttgtGACCATATGTGACCATAGAAAGTAGCCTACTTATTGTTATTTCAGCAAACTGTAATATTCCGCTCAGAGTGGAAAGGTATCTAAGGGAGCTTACTGGTCTACACATAAATATGACCGTCTTCAGTGAGGCCATTCTCCTCACCACATGTCTCATGGAATCAGTCCTCACAATAATACACATGATCCAGTTCTCAGTCTTCTTAGGAACATTGTCATCACCACATCTGGCTCTTCAAAAGGGCTTTTTATAGGCAATGTATGAAAAATGTTCATCACTGGTTAAGTATGTAAATCCTTGTTGAAATATCTAGCTAGCTTAATTTATGCAGGACCAAAATCTAGGAAACTCAATTTCCCCATTATAATGACTTGAATGGCTGTCCCACTTTACCAGTAACACCGGTAAGGTGGAATTTATATTTCTGCATTGAATTGATGCCATAGCTACGCTGTAACCTACGCCATAGCccgatgtgcacctccccagaaatgtacagtacatgtcgcagtgacgcagacctcctgtctatttcagGAAGCtgatttccctcagtggaaacttttatttactttaatttcacagatacaaaacaataaattgtgaagacaataaagcctccacaaaaatagcatttgtGATTTGCGTGATTTatcctgacttcatatgagcagaggaaatctctgctcgtcactaggctaatttatacaatgtaaaatgccataggcttgtgctaataatgttagcatgttatatttgtttggaaaacgtgttcagTACgagacaattgttttgtcggtgaaccttgtgagttgtaatggagccaaatatTGTAACataacctttgttaaatgttgctgttgtccttggtttcatatgagaagaggaaatctccgctagctgctaggctaatctatacaatgtaaaatgccatatgcttgtgctaataatgttagcatgttgtatttgtggggaaaatgtgtccagataaagacaagtgtttgtctgtgaatgctgcgagttatagtgaagccgatttgtgtacttgtgtttgaaattgtctctattaaacaaaattttacagcacttcacagaaacctccgccgccaactagtgttttggaggtgtaactgcagagtgacagaggcacaccaccgcacaagtataaatgctcacaacagcatactggcaaactgtgaaaatgtcaaagtcacaaaaaaaaaaagaaaattaatatgAACCAATTTTTTTTAGAAGAAACTCTAATTCACTATTACATACCATaacaaatgattaattacaAACTAGCCATCATTTTCTAAGACCATAACATTCACCCCAGAACACAAGTCATTTTACTTTCCATCATGGTTCACAGCAAAGTTGTTGAATAAGATGTGCCATGCCCCTGGAAGTGATGTCAGGGTGGGTGGATCAATACCAAAATATAAACTCTACAGAtactacattttcattttgaagctCAATCCTAGCATCAATAGGATTAATATCAAAAAAGAGATTTGTTTCACTCTTCTATGTCGTACCTATTTAGAGTAAAACTGTGAGAACAACGTTCCGTTGTCGTGAATACATCTAATGCATGTACTGTTTGCTTCTCCACTGCTTTGTGTTGTCTGCTCAAGGGTGTGCACCCTGACTGGTTTAATCCGACACATAACAGCAGTGACGGCTtaatgaaagaggaaaaaaacacatgtgAAAGAGAACTTGGAGCTGCAACCgaaaagacaggaagaggaagtaaaTGTTTCAGCATCCAGACCCCTGACGCAGAGACAAAGTTCACTGGCAGAATCTGTTCAGAGACATTTACAGTAGGCAAGAAATATCCAGGTTGAGTCGAATCAGATCTTCAACATtggttaatgttacatttttaaactgTACTTGGACATCATTAGCTGTAGCAGACTGATTATTCACCTCATAAATCATGACACAATGCGTTTCCctgcaacaaaaaagaaagtgttCTGCCCCTGTATTACTTGGTATCAGACTGAAACCAAATTTTGTGGTATCATCTACCCCTAATAGCCACAGAACCTTTTTCTATCTTGAGGTACTTGTTTATGATGAGCTCAGTGTTAATTTTTACTCATGCAAGTATATAGGCCTAGATGTGAAGATAAAAAAGATGAAGCTTAAGTGTCCCACTTTACCCATTACCCCATCAAGTAGTATATTAACAATTCCTAGTTATGTTCCTGAAGCTTCCTTGTGCCATATTTCTTCTTGGCCAGGCTCAGGAGTCTTCACAGGTTGCCTAGCAACTTCTCAGAGCCAACATTTAGTCAAGCACATGGTATTTGAAATGAGTATTTTCAAAAGCCTGGCGAAAACCTATTGTATCTATTTCTAAGGGCACTATGCCAGATTGACAACTACACACCACCTGCATCACACCAAGTGTGTCTGTTGTCATTGTCTCACCTCCCTCATTATTACTTCATCCTCCACTGTTGTTTAGTTGTCAGAGGCCTGCTGGGTAAAGTACCCGTCAGGATGACTGCAAAATGATAGGGGTTAGCAGCGTCAGGAAACCATACTGCTGCACCGCGGGTCTAAACCACCACTGACCAgacctctcctccacacacacaaacacagcacatgGCTGGGAGTGTTTACCGCTTCTCGTCACAGCTCATGCCAGCTGGAATCAGCTGAGATGAGACAAATGCAGCTGTTTACACACTGCAAAACTGTTCTGCCTCCACTGCCACCACAAACCGTTTGGCTTTGCGTAAGACCACAATTAGTCTTTCAAACTGAAATGGCCTCTTGTGCATCTCTacttccttctctccttccctctcacTGCTCCCATtttgttctgtctctctctcacagtaACATATCCAACACATTGAAACACATTTGGTCCCATGACTGAAGCTGATGCTcatgttttgggtcatttcaGGGATATATAATTTACACTGTGTCATCCAGGGAATGAAGGTTGCTCTCATCACAGGCTGAGTTCATTCCCAGTAACTCTTCAATCCAATAAAACTGGAAACATCTACCCACTGCAAGTAGTTTTTCCACTTTGCTTCTATAAATTAACCTTTAGAAAAGGTGTTACATGTAGTGCAGGTACTACATTGCTTATTACTGATTGCATATTATTCTTCAGTCTTGGAGTGTACATGAACATTACTGTCTATAATCCTATGTGGTTCAACATCATGCATCGTGACTGTGAGTTAGAGCTGTGTTAGAGCAACAACACTTCGCCATCACTAACATTAATAGAAACAAAAGATGCTACTGAATTAACCAATCAAACATTTAGCTGTTAAATTCCTGATGTGTCCCTGATAAGTATCAATGAAGCATATCATTAGGATAGTATGGAGAATACTACTTTTGTAATTGTATCTTAAAGAGAAAGGTAAATCTCGAAAGTAAGAATAATAAATAGAAGGCTAAATGTCATCTTGCtagcagtggaaatggaaaaacaacaatagGCTATATAAATGTCTAGataattcattatttatttatgattaatatttgatttttcCAATTCATTCTGTCAAAGTTTTCAAACCATGTTAAACTCATTTGACTCACTGTAACATTTTATTCAAAGATAACATACAACATCATCAACGAATGTTTTTagaatgatgaagaaatgaTCATTatcatatatattataatataaagTATAGTAGATCTGTTTTTTGGGCCCTTTCTTGGGTTTGTGTCCATCTCTTGACACATTTACACCGACAGGCCCCCACTGCATGTGTCAATTTGAAGGGCTggcttcacttcctgttggggGCTGATGACATCAAAGGGTAATGTGAATAGTCAATAACCAACCTTTGTGAGGAGATAACAGTCTTTAgtatataaaaatgtcattttttggtGATTGGTCTCCTTACTTAAACTAATAATGGCGGGCATATGTAGAACATAGCTTTTTAATAACCCTAAGCCATTAATTCAATTTTCGGCTgaaattcatgtgtgtttatgtgtatacATTTCAAAGATGGACAATGGTATTGATGAATTATTTGCTTTATTGTATGCAGTGGCTGTCTGTAAACATCTAGTACAAATTTGGTGACATCCTGATGATTATTTCCAGAGATACATGTAATAAGGCAGACACTGTCCCTTTGGAGGAGCCTGAGGTAGCTAGATACCTAGGTAGCTCTTGTagtttaaaagttgacatgtcGTATCCTCTGCCACTTTATTAATTTGCAAACTAAAATTTCCAGTCACCTGTGACAAATCTCAAATATGCAATAAGTTAAATTAACTTAATTCATAATTCATCATGTCAAAACCTACTGTGACCTGCAATGACAAACTGATTTTCTCAGAGGTGATAAGGTGGTTGTCTTTTAATGCCAAGATCAAGAGTTCAAATCCCCCTTTTGCCTCCTGCAGGGAGTCTGAATCTTTGCATTTTCCAGGATAACTTTTGACACTTTAcaccaggggcggaaatcccgggggggacaggggggacatgactcccccttcagtaaagctgtccccccctagaataatgtgagacacaattaatcatttttgaacagtgcagtagtatttattgaaagcacaatgtaagcggtgctcattataatcgcgcaataatgtgctatttaaatcttaaaagatttagtccccccctcccattcctagtagtggtatatcccacactctttccaacgggcggggctacttggcagcagtagcagtgtgtggctggacccgctgcccacatcgcgcatcgcagggtaagatgttcactcacatagacacagtttaacttacacaagttacaacacatcccatttactgttacaacaagccccaggcccaggctgataatataaacatttctcctgcattgttcaaaagcctactcaattacgagtgctgctaagctaaaagctaatgattaagctcagagtttagtgatagtcagagaggacaggagagaaagaagagggagaggacaggacaagagcagtcagtggcggagcagcTCGTAGCTAATGgctacctgtctgtaggctctccacctgtcagtgagacaaacatgaaaaacGTGCAATTTAACctacgaggagcggtcattacgcgcgactattacaCACGGTTGTGACAgagcgtagctaatgggtacctgtctgtaggctctccacctgtcagtgagacaaacatgaaagacatgCAGTCTAACGgatgaggagcggtcattatgcgcgactattacgcacggttgtgaggtgtgcagcagcagatctcacagcacactgtttaaaAACCagttaccagtttaattgcaggaaatgtttagttgttaagccatttctcataagtatagacattcactctgcccgttggagagatagagagaagattaaagtgtcaaattgcggtaaaagatgctgtataaaagacaggctacaactttttttcctcgtcccccccctggaattattctctaaaattttactgtttatccCCCCCcacaactatgaaatgggattttcgccactGCTTTACACAAAGTAGCACGATTTGTGCATAAATTAATAGATGCATTAAAGATCTAAAACAAAATAGTCATGTGAAACACGTTTTCACAGGTCATAAGCCACATCGAATGTTTCTGAAAGTAGATTTATAACGTCAGAGGAGCATCAGCATATACAGTAATGATGACCACTATGGATAGGAGTTTTGCTTCTTGctgattaaaaaagaaacaagcatTCAAATGCTTACAATCTGCTTGTACGCTGAtgatttaattgtatttattagTAATATCAATTatgaaatgattaaaaacagtGGAAATATTCTCTTTGTTCAGCAGCTGAATTTACCTGTGTGAATGCAACATTCCTGAAAATCAAAGTTAGTGAAATGATTcctatacacacatatataggtGTACATTTCCATCTTTATTGTGAAGGCTTCATGCATGTCACAGTGACCAGGTTCAGTCTCACATGTAACACCTCAGTTGCTAAGGGCAGTTTATACGTGTTGCACAAACAAAGGGAGAGGCGAGAGAACATTCAATGTCATTCCATGCTGATCCAAAAACGTTGGTTTGAACACAGTTTTGACCTGATGCACCATCTGGCTGTCCCGAATACCAAAAGACAAAGCCCACTGGGCAACCGTCAGACCACATCCAGTTGCCTTCTTTGTGAATGTCACTGAGGCCATACCAGGTTCTTCCCTGTGAAGGGTCAAAGTTCTGGATCAGGGATCTGACAAAGTTATGTTCATCCAGACTGTGGATGGACACCAGGTTGGCTCtctctgacaaacagtggagctCTGCATCAGCCCAGGTCATGTCTGTGGCGATGTACTTGTAGCAGCGGCCATTGAAGCTGTACCAGAACATGGGACAGTTGCCACGCTGTAGCTTCACATCAGGAGAAGACACAGCACCCAGAGCCAGACCAAACAACAAGAAGAG
This genomic window contains:
- the LOC125905394 gene encoding galactose-specific lectin nattectin-like, which codes for MLSLFLLFGLALGAVSSPDVKLQRGNCPMFWYSFNGRCYKYIATDMTWADAELHCLSERANLVSIHSLDEHNFVRSLIQNFDPSQGRTWYGLSDIHKEGNWMWSDGCPVGFVFWYSGQPDGASGQNCVQTNVFGSAWNDIECSLASPFVCATRINCP